In Vigna unguiculata cultivar IT97K-499-35 chromosome 3, ASM411807v1, whole genome shotgun sequence, a single genomic region encodes these proteins:
- the LOC114178712 gene encoding (3S,6E)-nerolidol synthase 1-like, with protein sequence MALHFESCIFSSKPQIVAPKAQHSQYFNSSKLDALHIANKWNIVPEERSSAEVYKTGNLRRNLREKVEVVKNELWKSVDESSFKGLQMIDVMQRLNIDYYFQDEIEALIGKQYANCSSVGSGYGNHIHQIALRFRLFRQHGYFASQEVFEKFTDKERKFRPELSENIKGMVDIYEASQLAVAGEDILAEAEKFSGKVLKGKVDCIDSHGDKFVKRTLEHPFHKSLPLFTARKFLGDFHDKNLWLSSFQEIAKMDFSLLQCSYHREIGQISKWWSGLGLANELVYARNQPLKWYIWSLACFADPTLSEERIELTKPISLIYIIDDIFDVYGTLDELTLFTEAVCRWDITAIEQLPDYMKTCFRVLYNLTNEISSKVYKKHGWNPIHSLQNAWKSLCKAFLVEAKWFGSGKLPSAEEYLENGTVSSGVHIVMVHAFFLLGEGLTDENVEIIDRIPDIISSPATILRLWDDLGNAQDENQKGNDGSYVNCLMMEKAEYTREVARERVMSKICDAWKRLNQECLFHKQFHPTFTKASLNLARMVPLMYSYDDEQSLPGLEEQVKSLLYDNFL encoded by the exons ATGGCGCTGCATTTCGAGTCCTGCATTTTTTCTTCCAAACCTCAAATTGTTGCACCAAAGGCTCAACATTCTCAATATTTCAACTCTTCCAAACTTGATGCTCTTCACATTGCCAACAAATGGAACATTGTTCCGGAGGAAAGGTCTAGCGCAGAAGTATACAAAACG GGAAATCTGAGGAGGAATCTGAGGGAGAAAGTGGAGGTGGTGAAGAATGAATTGTGGAAGAGTGTGGATGAAAGCTCATTCAAAGGTTTGCAGATGATTGATGTAATGCAGCGCTTAAACATTGATTACTACTTCCAAGACGAAATAGAAGCATTGATAGGGAAGCAATACGCGAATTGTAGTAGTGTTGGGAGTGGTTATGGTAATCATATTCATCAGATTGCACTTCGATTCAGGCTATTCAGACAACATGGTTACTTTGCGTCCCAAG AGGTGTTTGAAAAGTTCACGGACAAGGAGAGAAAATTCAGGCCAGaacttagtgaaaatataaAGGGGATGGTAGACATATATGAAGCTTCACAGTTAGCCGTAGCAGGGGAAGATATACTTGCTGAAGCTGAAAAATTTAGTGGCAAGGTCCTAAAGGGAAAGGTAGATTGCATCGACAGTCATGGAGATAAGtttgtgaaaagaaccttagaACACCCTTTTCACAAAAGCTTGCCCTTGTTTACCGCTAGAAAGTTCTTGGGCGATTTTCATGACAAGAATCTATGGCTAAGTTCCTTTCAAGAGATTGCAAAAATGGATTTCAGTTTGCTACAGTGCTCGTACCATCGAGAGATTGGTCAAATTTCGAA ATGGTGGAGCGGGCTTGGTTTAGCCAACGAGTTAGTGTATGCGAGAAACCAACCCCTTAAATGGTACATTTGGTCGTTGGCATGCTTCGCGGATCCTACTTTATCAGAGGAAAGGATTGAACTCACAAAACCAATATCTTTGATCTACATAATAGATGACATTTTCGATGTTTATGGGACTCTAGACGAGTTAACTCTTTTCACAGAAGCTGTTTGCAG ATGGGACATTACAGCCATTGAACAACTACCAGATTACATGAAGACATGTTTCAGGGTCCTCTATAATCTCACAAATGAAATCAGCTCTAAGGTGTATAAGAAGCACGGGTGGAACCCCATACACTCACTACAAAATGCG TGGAAGAGTCTGTGCAAAGCCTTCCTAGTTGAAGCAAAATGGTTTGGGTCTGGGAAATTGCCCAGTGCTGAAGAATACTTAGAGAATGGGACAGTAAGCTCTGGAGTGCACATTGTGATGGTTCACGCTTTCTTTCTTTTGGGTGAGGGATTAACCGATGAAAATGTTGAGATCATAGACAGAATCCCTGACATCATTTCTTCCCCGGCAACAATTCTTCGACTCTGGGATGACTTGGGAAATGCACAg GATGAGAATCAAAAAGGCAATGATGGATCGTACGTGAATTGTCTGATGATGGAAAAGGCAGAGTACACGAGAGAAGTAGCAAGAGAAAGAGTGATGAGCAAGATCTGTGATGCGTGGAAGAGGCTGAACCAAGAGTGCTTGTTTCATAAACAGTTCCATCCAACATTCACGAAGGCTTCACTGAATCTGGCAAGGATGGTGCCATTGATGTACAGTTACGATGACGAACAGTCCCTTCCAGGACTAGAGGAGCAAGTCAAGTCCTTGctttatgataattttctttaa